From Amycolatopsis cihanbeyliensis, a single genomic window includes:
- a CDS encoding glycosyltransferase family 4 protein → MTGLRRTGGTCGTGHENARTAEPASGEAAQVPSFLLPGDVDDLTVPSGGNVYGRRVCRELPARAVPVAGGWPRPDRTARTALAGALRAEPDGAVVLLDGLVACGVPDIVLPQARRLRLAVLVHLPLADETGLPTELAGRLDAAERATLRAVSAVVATSHWAARRLIEHHGLDENRVHTVEPGTDPAPPARGTDGGSGLLCVAAVTPRKGLDLLAEALSEVTDQPWTCTCVGATRRDPGYTERLRGLIELRGLGERMILAGPRAGSELAACYGAADLLVLPSRAETYGMVVTEALARGVPVLATAVDGIPQTLGTAPDGSVPGMLVPPEDARALGVALRGWFTGTALRHRLRVAARRRRGTLRGWGVTAERLAGVLAGLRGEPGRAA, encoded by the coding sequence ATGACAGGGCTTCGGAGAACCGGAGGGACCTGCGGTACCGGGCACGAGAACGCGCGCACGGCGGAGCCCGCGAGCGGGGAGGCAGCGCAGGTCCCGAGCTTCCTGCTGCCCGGTGACGTCGACGATCTCACGGTGCCGAGCGGCGGCAATGTCTACGGCCGCAGGGTGTGCCGGGAACTGCCCGCGCGGGCGGTGCCGGTCGCGGGTGGCTGGCCGCGACCGGACCGGACCGCACGCACCGCGCTCGCCGGTGCGCTGCGCGCCGAACCCGATGGCGCGGTCGTGCTGCTCGACGGGCTGGTGGCCTGCGGTGTGCCGGACATCGTCCTCCCGCAGGCGCGCCGGTTGCGGCTGGCCGTGCTGGTGCACCTCCCGCTCGCCGACGAGACCGGGTTGCCAACGGAACTCGCCGGGCGGCTGGACGCGGCGGAGCGCGCCACCCTGCGGGCGGTGAGCGCCGTGGTGGCGACCAGCCACTGGGCCGCCCGGCGGCTGATCGAGCACCACGGCCTGGACGAGAACCGGGTACACACCGTCGAGCCGGGCACCGATCCGGCGCCGCCCGCCCGCGGGACCGATGGCGGGTCGGGGCTGCTGTGCGTGGCCGCGGTGACCCCGCGCAAGGGGCTGGACCTGCTGGCCGAGGCGCTGTCCGAGGTTACCGACCAGCCGTGGACCTGCACCTGCGTCGGAGCGACTCGCCGCGACCCCGGCTACACCGAGCGGCTGCGCGGGCTGATCGAGCTGCGCGGCCTCGGCGAACGGATGATCCTGGCCGGGCCGCGGGCGGGATCCGAGCTCGCCGCCTGCTACGGCGCGGCGGATCTGCTGGTGCTGCCGTCCAGGGCGGAGACCTACGGGATGGTGGTGACCGAGGCGCTGGCCCGCGGCGTACCCGTGCTGGCCACGGCGGTCGACGGGATACCGCAGACACTGGGCACGGCGCCGGACGGCAGCGTGCCGGGCATGCTGGTGCCGCCGGAGGACGCCCGTGCCCTCGGCGTCGCGCTGCGCGGCTGGTTCACCGGGACGGCGCTGCGGCACCGCCTGCGGGTGGCCGCGCGCCGCCG
- a CDS encoding 6-pyruvoyl trahydropterin synthase family protein, giving the protein MFQLTVRDHVMVAHSFRGEVFGPAQRLHGATFVVEATFRRAELDADNIVVDIGLATRELGQVLGELNYRNLDEEPAFAGVNTSTEFLAKVVADELAERVHAGALGAGARGLAGIAVTLRESPVAWASYERAL; this is encoded by the coding sequence TTGTTCCAACTCACCGTCCGTGATCACGTCATGGTCGCGCACAGCTTCCGCGGGGAGGTCTTCGGTCCCGCGCAGCGGCTGCACGGCGCGACCTTCGTCGTGGAAGCCACCTTCCGCAGGGCCGAGCTCGACGCGGACAACATCGTGGTGGACATCGGGCTGGCCACCCGCGAGCTCGGGCAGGTGCTCGGCGAGCTGAACTACCGGAACCTGGACGAGGAGCCGGCGTTCGCCGGGGTGAACACCTCCACCGAGTTCCTGGCCAAGGTGGTCGCGGACGAGCTGGCCGAGCGGGTGCACGCGGGTGCGCTCGGCGCGGGCGCCCGCGGGCTCGCCGGAATCGCGGTCACCCTGCGCGAGTCCCCCGTAGCCTGGGCCAGTTACGAGCGGGCGCTATGA